TGGGAGTGTTGGGGTCTTGTTCCATCACCCATCACCCATAACCTTTATTCTATATATATCTCCGGTGATGCGACCACTTTTCTGGTCCGCAGCTTTTCCGCCGCCTCTTCCGGGGTGAAGGCGAAGAGCGGACTGACCTCCACTTTCGCGTCGGGCGGGACCTCGACGCCCGCCTTTTTGAGCCAGGCGCGGTGGAGCTCGATGAGGGCCTGCCGGGCGGTATCGGGTGAATCGGGACCTTCCTTGTTCTTCACGGGAGCGAATTCTTCCTCACGGGCGACCTCCATGCAACACGCCCGTTCGGCCAGCGGTATGGCGTCGAAGACGAAGGTTTCGAACTTCCACACATCGATACTGGCCGGCTCCCAGTCGGAGGAGACGACGTAGGCTGACTTCCTGGCGCAGTGATAGGGCAGGGCAAAACCATCCGTGTTCAGGTCCCTGATGAAGGAAAGGGAAAAGATGTGGATGGCCGTGTTCCCGGCCCAGTAGAGTATCTCGCCCTTTTCATCGAGTGCCTGCATGTGGCTCTCATCAAGGTCGCTGTACTCGATGACAGCCTGTCTTCCATTGACGTCGAGGTAGACCCCGACCTTCTCGTCGACGCTTCTGCGCCGCACTACCTTCGTCGATACCTGGGCGGCCTCCGATGAATGGTGGCCGAGAAACACAGGGTCGGCGATCCTGACGAGGGGATTATCCACCTGGCAGTAGAAGAGATCTTCATAGCCCGCTGCTATGAGTTTGGCCAGAAGACCGCTGTCAGAGAGCGCCTTCAACGAACCGCCGTGGCCGTTCGGGCTCGTATAGAAATGGACGTTGTCCCGGAGGATGAGCCTGCCGTCGGGAGAGACGGCCGGGAGGACCCCCTGGGAAAAGAAGTGTACCGAGTCGGGGGCGAGACCGAAATGACGGTTGGCCTGGAAGAATTGCACCGTGTCCTCGTGGTTGTCTGTGCTTGTCATGATCAGAAAGGGTATGGTCACGCCAAAACGCACCGAAAGATATCGGACCTGTTCGGCAAAAAGCTGGAAGAGAGTCTTCCTTTTGACCGGCGAGAGCGGAAAAGTTCCCTTGGGGCCGTCAAAACCGAGGCGCGAACCCTGCCCGCCGGCCACGACGAGAACCGCCACTTTCTGGCGTTGCAGCAATGATTCCCCAATCGACCGCGCCCGGAGGGCGCCGTTCTGCTCGCGGGAGGTCCGGGGTACGCAGACAACACGGGGGGGTCTGATGCCGGTGGGGACGGGGCTGGCGCACTCGGCTTGATCGAATTGTCTGTGGAGCTTCATGACAAGGCGGATGTCGAGGCCGCGGCTGG
This DNA window, taken from Syntrophorhabdus sp., encodes the following:
- a CDS encoding UDPGP type 1 family protein, translating into MTEQDFLTTLENYGQHHILEHYRALTPHQRGVFLEASRGLDIRLVMKLHRQFDQAECASPVPTGIRPPRVVCVPRTSREQNGALRARSIGESLLQRQKVAVLVVAGGQGSRLGFDGPKGTFPLSPVKRKTLFQLFAEQVRYLSVRFGVTIPFLIMTSTDNHEDTVQFFQANRHFGLAPDSVHFFSQGVLPAVSPDGRLILRDNVHFYTSPNGHGGSLKALSDSGLLAKLIAAGYEDLFYCQVDNPLVRIADPVFLGHHSSEAAQVSTKVVRRRSVDEKVGVYLDVNGRQAVIEYSDLDESHMQALDEKGEILYWAGNTAIHIFSLSFIRDLNTDGFALPYHCARKSAYVVSSDWEPASIDVWKFETFVFDAIPLAERACCMEVAREEEFAPVKNKEGPDSPDTARQALIELHRAWLKKAGVEVPPDAKVEVSPLFAFTPEEAAEKLRTRKVVASPEIYIE